Proteins co-encoded in one Setaria viridis chromosome 9, Setaria_viridis_v4.0, whole genome shotgun sequence genomic window:
- the LOC117837646 gene encoding uncharacterized protein, translated as MITGILVCHWVRHCSYLSQISAMMQKKLTLLQTVAAAGVFSVVSCWYGFMFGRESARRELGGIIDDLRKSNTTSIASSEPDANSKP; from the exons ATGATCACTG GCATACTGGTCTGTCACTGGGTCCGCCACTGCTCCTACCTCTCCCAAATCTCAGCGATGATGCAGAAGAAGCTAACACTGCTGCAGACAGTGGCGGCTGCGGGAGTCTTCTCAGTTGTCTCCTGCTG GTATGGCTTCATGTTTGGAAGGGAGTCCGCGCGGCGTGAGCTAGGTGGCATCATAGACGACCTCCGCAAGTCTAACACCACATCTATTGCTTCCTCTGAACCTGATGCTAATTCCAAGCCATAA
- the LOC117837645 gene encoding eukaryotic translation initiation factor 5A-1/2 yields MSDEEHHFESKADAGASKTYPQQAGTIRKNGYIVIKGRPCKVVEVSTSKTGKHGHAKCHFVAIDIFNGKKLEDIVPSSHNCDVPHVNRTDYQLIDISEDGFVSLLTDNGGTKDDLRLPTDEALLSQIRAGFDEGKDLIVSVQSAMGEEQICGLKDIGGKN; encoded by the exons ATGTCGGACGAGGAGCACCATTTCGAGTCGaaggccgacgccggcgcctccAAGACCTACCCGCAGCAGGCCGGCACCATTCGCAAGAACGGCTACATCGTCATCAAGGGCCGCCCCTGCAAG GTTGTTGAGGTCTCCACTTCCAAGACAGGGAAGCACGGTCACGCAAAATGCCACTTTGTGGCCATTGACATTTTCAATGGAAAGAAGCTTGAGGATATTGTGCCCTCCTCCCATAACTGTGAT GTGCCCCACGTCAACCGTACTGACTACCAGCTGATTGACATATCTGAGGATGGATTT GTCAGCCTGCTGACTGATAATGGAGGCACTAAGGATGATCTGAGGCTCCCTACTGATGAAGCTCTGCTTTCCCAG ATCAGGGCTGGATTCGATGAGGGGAAGGACCTGATTGTTAGTGTTCAGTCTGCCATGGGTGAGGAGCAGATCTGCGGTCTGAAGGATATCGGCGGCAAGAACTAG
- the LOC117839205 gene encoding probable WRKY transcription factor 58, translated as MDDRRGRGDAMRQRPFASAAQEQERVFDGGGGAGHGPAFGGDFDQGSSLMALLGAGGVSSSQPSLPTWGVEEVTAASAINLVPQSFSMANYAPPVPSYQQPTSFAPSPLGGRMDPYPPYLLSDPPPQWPPPRSTAAAASSLPPQNFAVLLPRYDQDMQQLRAAAFFGAGSSQSQAALPLLPPAPAIEQPAKDGYSWRKYGQKQLKDAESPRSYYKCTRDGCPVKKVVERSFDGFITEITYKGRHNHPRPQERGHAAGGNDALAAAAEDDVEGLSDDDDDALHEDDLDGGHGAPGMGADGGEGGQRVVKKPKIIIQTPSEVDLLDDGYRWRKYGQKVVKGNPRPRSYYKCTADNCNVRKQIERASTDPRCVLTTYTGRHNHDPPGRGNEAPATAAAAAGGHPAPSAGGSGTFQQTGGGARQLKEES; from the exons ATGGACgaccggcgcgggcgcggcgacgcCATGCGCCAGCGGCCGTTCGCGTCCGCCGCTCAGGAACAGGAGAGGGTgttcgacggcggcggcggtgccggccaTGGGCCGGCGTTTGGAGGTGACTTTGATCAGGGGTCATCACTCATGGCGCTTCTTGGCGCCGGTGGTGTCAGCTCGTCCCAGCCGTCGCTGCCGACGTGGGGCGTCGAGGAGGTGACCGCGGCGTCTGCCATTAATCTGGTGCCTCAGTCGTTCTCCATG GCGAACTacgcgccgccggtgccgtcCTACCAGCAGCCCACCTCGTTCGCCCCATCGCCGCTCGGCGGCAGAATGGATCCCTACCCGCCGTACCTCCTCTCCGACCCGCCGCCGCAATGGCCTCCGCCGcgatcgacggcggcggctgcttcCTCCTTGCCGCCCCAAAActtcgccgtcctcctccccagATACGACCAGGACATGCAGCAGCTGCGCGCGGCCGCGttcttcggcgccggcagctcGCAGTCGCAGGCGGCGCTGCCTCTGcttccgccggcgccggccatcGAGCAGCCGGCGAAGGACGGGTACAGCTGGCGCAAGTACGGGCAGAAGCAGCTCAAGGACGCCGAGTCGCCGCGGAGCTACTACAAGTGCACCCGCGACGGGTGCCCCGTCAAGAAGGTCGTGGAGCGCTCCTTCGACGGGTTCATCACGGAGATCACCTACAAGGGCCGCCACAACCACCCGCGCCCCCAGGAgcgcggccacgccgccggcgggaacgacgccctcgccgccgccgccgaggacgacgTGGAAGGCCtaagcgacgacgacgacgacgcgttGCATGAGGATGACCTTGACGGGGGGCACGGGGCTCCCGGCAT gggcgccgacggcggcgagggcgggcaGAGGGTGGTGAAGAAGCCCAAGATCATCATCCAGACCCCGAGCGAGGTtgatctcctcgacgacggctACCGGTGGCGCAAGTACGGGCAGAAGGTGGTAAAGGGCAACCCACGGCCAAG GAGCTACTACAAGTGCACGGCGGACAACTGCAACGTGCGCAAGCAGATCGAGAGGGCGTCCACCGACCCCAGGTGCGTCCTCACCACGTACACcggccgccacaaccacgaCCCGCCTGGCCGGGGCAACGaggcccccgccaccgccgccgccgccgccggcggccacccgGCGCCTTCGGCTGGGGGAAGCGGGACGTTTCAGcaaaccggcggcggcgctcggcagTTGAAAGAGGAGAGCTAG
- the LOC117837641 gene encoding uncharacterized protein, which produces MGAKVEGESYMPGYYATGDLNMEPNGRWSPYYEDRASNGQLCNGFTTKPTNGYSEFDKEMLKHQMLEHEAVFRQQVYELHRVYKIQRDMMKQHQSKEIYSYPMLAVASHTNSPSQVPPNGAKMMWQMPVPPVSTTYRKTPVAEHNDTNQSSMKFLREGSVQSSPNGFLSSDAAPRSRQGTFDLQLPADHYIDDDNTSDNKPIDFLGLASDTKPRNDADLTLVSAEALGRFSDNSSTSGLRTKNNHGSQQVTDLNESNAGIYMGRANGSVSKGLSHTLENSWHQPILRPNTTNFSFNKEYSKDKHADEGTSSNFFDASAKIRHENKPSINKGKQVSSITFLAPRYSDADPSKYFKAADGRPANYNQFVYQGQNSSVGWFARSPLEPSAINNFATLDRPHHSNTGTFAAPISIPQIDHPSIVSPMGSCTADPRSSVINNPALIARFNGSSAVNSYTSLSAVTQSIGTSTPKLKNVDNLDGRYPGFPLDPFSGSHSRHQVAISSDLEHKNSQKFEHSDRQSHGKGMKNFNLNEALSDCQEDSLVEQEGRCAGSFQHSKDGGSVFGISWLKNKGRCADPIALEKPGKLFGHSFGTAVELKNTKDQNELGQTIRNLSDSASTSLGCGIKKDGPSEDIIARTLLVCNKAQETAARLPLSCQKHVPKDGQAAEGVIKKSGAPIRNFIDLNDDVPNEDNSEESVVSHECQVAPLQNNQPKRAFVIDLEVPACEDGAAWTFDQECAHPGKLDAYQEIDSTSVTAAMAAAENIVALSMDIPTAAEVSDDMLQWFADLAVSNINDLAEQVELQACTNDTSDDELDSFESLTLKLEETKIDEYWSRPLEPAITTDEQAVSTAHLLTKPRRGQQRRRRQKRDFQKDILPGLSSLSRPEIIEDVQLLEGLVQASGGSWESSLTRRGRYGGRTRGRKPRKTVVTVTVEEEEVEVSPPPPKPAGTGDLEADERGMIGWGRTTRRCRRTRCPSGNNIAAAS; this is translated from the exons ATGGGAGCAAAAGTAGAAGGGGAAAGCTATATGCCTGGATATTATGCTACGGGGGATCTCAACATGGAGCCAAATGGTAGGTGGTCTCCATACTATGAGGACAGGGCATCGAATGGCCAGTTATGCAATGGCTTCACAACAAAACCAACAAATGGTTATTCAGAATTTGACAAAGAAATGCTCAAGCACCAAATGCTTGAACATGAAGCTGTATTTAGACAACAG GTGTATGAGCTGCACCGGGTCTACAAAATACAGAGAGATATGATGAAACAGCATCAAAGCAAAGAGATATATTCATATCCAATGCTGGCAGTTGCATCACATACAAATTCACCATCACAAGTGCCACCAAATggtgcaaagatgatgtggcaGATGCCAGTTCCTCCTGTGTCCACAACATACAGAAAAACTCCTGTTGCAGAGCATAATGATACAAACCAGTCCTCCATGAAATTCCTTAGAGAAGGCAGTGTACAGTCCTCTCCAAACGGGTTTCTGTCAAGTGATGCTGCTCCAAGAAGCAGACAAGGCACTTTTGACCTTCAGCTTCCAGCTGATCATTATATAGATGATGACAACACATCAGACAACAAGCCCATAGATTTTCTTGGTCTGGCATCAGATACAAAACCCCGGAACGATGCTGACCTTACATTAGTTAGCGCAGAAGCCTTGGGGAGGTTCAGTGATAATAGTTCAACCTCAGGTTTGCGGACTAAAAATAATCATGGAAGCCAGCAAGTTACTGACCTGAACGAGTCAAATGCTGGCATCTATATGGGTAGAGCAAATGGATCAGTTTCCAAAGGCCTCTCGCATACCCTGGAGAACTCTTGGCACCAACCAATATTGAGACCAAACACAACTAACTTCAGTTTCAATAAAGAATACTCCAAAGACAAGCACGCCGACGAAGGGACAAGCTCAAACTTCTTTGATGCAAGTGCGAAAATAAGGCATGAGAACAAACCGTCAATCAATAAAG GTAAACAAGTCAGCAGTATAACATTTTTAGCACCCAGATATAGTGATGCTGATCCCTCAAAATACTTCAAAGCTGCCGACGGGAGGCCTGCCAATTATAACCAATTTGTTTACCAAGGTCAAAATAGTTCAGTTGGATGGTTTGCACGAAGTCCTCTGGAACCTTCTGCTATCAATAATTTTGCTACGCTTGACCGTCCACATCATTCAAATACGGGTACATTTGCTGCCCCCATCTCTATTCCTCAAATAGACCACCCTTCCATTGTCTCCCCAATGGGTTCTTGCACAGCAGACCCAAGGAGCAGCGTTATCAATAATCCTGCTTTAATTGCACGGTTCAATGGATCGTCAGCTGTGAATTCGTACACCAGTCTTAGTGCTGTGACGCAGAGCATTGGAACTTCGACTCCAAAGCTGAAAAatgtggataatttagatgGCCGCTATCCTGGTTTTCCACTTGATCCATTTTCTGGGTCCCACTCACGTCATCAGGTAGCAATTTCAAGTGACCTGGAGCACAAGAACTCCCAGAAGTTTGAACATTCAGATCGACAGTCCCATGGCAAGGGCATGAAGAACTTTAATTTGAATGAGGCACTGTCAGATTGTCAGGAAGATAGTCTTGTAGAACAAGAAGGGAGATGTGCTGGCAGTTTTCAGCATAGTAAAGACGGGGGATCAGTATTCGGGATCTCTTGGCTCAAAAATAAAGGTAGATGTGCTGACCCGATAGCTTTGGAGAAGCCAGGGAAGTTGTTTGGCCATTCATTTGGAACTGCAGTGGAGCTGAAAAATACTAAAGACCAGAACGAACTTGGCCAAACTATTCGGAATTTATCAGATTCTGCCTCAACATCCCTAGGCTGTGGGATTAAGAAAGATGGGCCTTCAGAAGACATTATCGCTAGAACTCTGCTTGTTTGTAATAAGGCCCAAGAGACTGCTGCACGTTTACCTCTTTCATGCCAGAAGCATGTGCCTAAAGATGGACAGGCTGCTGAAGGAGTCATCAAGAAAAGTGGCGCCCCCATCAGGAATTTCATCGATCTGAATGATGATGTACCAAACGAAGACAATTCtgaggaatcggtagtgtcacATGAATGTCAGGTGGCCCCTTTACAGAACAACCAGCCTAAACGTGCGTTCGTGATTGACTTGGAGGTGCCAGCTTGTGAAGACGGTGCTGCATGGACTTTTGATCAAGAATGCGCACATCCTGGTAAACTTGACGCATACCAGGAGATTGACAGCACATCTGTTACAGCCGCTATGGCAGCAGCTGAGAACATTGTTGCATTGTCAATGGATATACCAACAGCTGCTGAGGTGTCTGATGATATGTTGCAGTGGTTTGCAGATCTCGCTGTATCAAACATCAATGACCTTGCTGAACAAGTGGAACTCCAAGCTTGCACCAATGATACCAGTGATGATGAGTTGGATTCATTTGAGTCCTTGACACTGAAGCTGGAAGAAACCAAGATTGATGAATACTGGAGCAGGCCACTGGAACCTGCAATCACAACCGATGAACAAGCAGTTTCAACTGCTCACCTCCTCACCAAGCCTAGAAGGGGCCAGCAAAGGAGGCGACGGCAAAAGCGGGACTTTCAGAAAGATATCTTGCCTGGCCTTTCGTCACTTTCCCGGCCTGAAATCATAGAGGATGTTCAGCTGCTTGAGGGGTTAGTCCAGGCTTCTGGTGGATCCTGGGAGTCGAGTCTAACTAGGCGAGGACGTTATGGTGGGCGGACAAGAGGTAGGAAACCTCGGAAAACTGTAGTAACTGTAACCgtagaagaggaggaggttgaGGTCAGCCCCCCACCCCCTAAACCTGCTGGCACTGGAGACTTGGAAGCCGATGAAAGGGGTATGATTGGATGGGGAAGAACAACAAGGCGGTGTCGCAGAACCAGATGTCCGTCAGGCAACAACATCGCAGCTGCATCTTGA
- the LOC117839204 gene encoding uncharacterized protein: MGSCVSSTRQRRRSRKLSVAARKFRRKVSAAIADAPIIRGAGGAARCLARHGVVHVEAPDSNVTLHLTKLQWQHSQMDAGSVICEEAWYDSVSILESTDSDDDLDNDFASVSGDPLPDVTGGGNAQQTSPCKDAACLLDTVQRLRSIANAEACEGDPPEKSDDSNAPTTATNGSSCKAEECCSSAMRELQSSVSCSPRPFPSSIPSNKVQPMPIVGVSPHQQQKKKTAVVRLSFRRRSYEGDEMTELTGSANYLYRPRAGFTVPCSTNEKISDGCWSVLEPSNFKVRGESFFKDKRKSPAPDCSPYTPIGADMFAYTRKIHHIAQHLSLPSLKTHETFPSLLIVNIQLPTYPATVFGDNDGDGISLVLYFKLSDSFDKEISPQLQDSIKRLMNDEMEKVKGFPVDSTVPYTERLKILAGLANPDDLQLSTAERKLVQTYNQKPVLSRPQHKFYKGPNYFEIDLDVHRFSFISRKGLETFRERLKHGVLDLGLTIQAQKTEELPEHVLCCMRLNKIDFADNGQIPTLITAADE, from the exons ATGGGTTCCTGCGTGTCGTCgacgaggcagcggcggcggtcgaGAAAGCTGTCGGTGGCGGCGAGGAAGTTCCGGCGGAAGGTCTCCGCGGCGATCGCCGACGCGCCGATCATccgcggtgccggcggcgcggcccgcTGCCTCGCGCGGCACGGGGTCGTCCACGTCGAGGCGCCGGACTCCAACGTCACGCTGCACCTCACCAAGCTGCAGTGGCAGCACAGCCAGATGGACGCAGGGAGTG TGATTTGTGAGGAAGCATGGTACGATTCCGTCAGCATCCTAGAATCCACGGACTCCGACGACGACCTCGACAACGATTTCGCCAGCGTCAGCGGAG ATCCTCTCCCTGATGTCACCGGCGGTGGAAATGCGCAGCAGACGTCCCCGTGCAAGGACGCGGCGTGCTTGTTGGACACCGTGCAGCGCCTCAGGAGCATTGCAAATGCAGAAGCATGCGAGGGTGACCCCCCTGAGAAGAGCGATGACTCGAATGCTCCTACCACTGCAACTAATGGTAGTAGCTGCAAAGCTGAGGAGTGTTGCAGCAGTGCGATGAGAGAATTGCAGAGTTCAGTATCATGCTCGCCTCGGCCTTTTCCGTCGTCGATTCCGAGCAACAAGGTCCAGCCGATGCCGATCGTCGGTGTCAGCCCGCACCaacagcagaagaagaaaacagCCGTGGTCAGGCTCTCATTCAGGAGAAGGTCATACGAGGGTGACGAGATGACTGAACTGA CTGGTTCTGCAAATTATTTGTACCGTCCGAGGGCGGGTTTCACAGTGCCCTGCTCCACAAACGAGAAGATTTCAGATGGTTGCTGGTCGGTACTTGAGCCGTCAAACTTCAAAGTCCGAGGGGAGAGTTTCTTCAA AGATAAGAGGAAGTCCCCTGCTCCAGACTGCTCCCCCTACACCCCAATTGGAGCAGACATGTTCGCATACACAAGGAAGATTCACCACATTGCACAGCACCTCTCGCTTCCATCATTGAAGACTCATGAGACGTTTCCTTCCCTCCTCATTGTCAACATTCAG TTGCCTACCTATCCTGCTACCGTGTTCGGCGATAACGACGGTGATGGGATAAGCCTAGTTCTGTATTTCAAGCTATCTGACAGTTTCGACAAGGAGATCTCTCCTCAATTGCAGGACAGCATCAAG AGGCTTATGAATGATGAAATGGAAAAGGTGAAGGGGTTCCCAGTAGACAGCACGGTTCCCTACACAGAGAGGCTGAAAATTTTGGCTGGTTTGGCAAACCCTGATGACTTGCAGCTCAGCACAGCTGAGAGGAAGCTTGTGCAGACCTACAACCAGAAGCCTGTGCTATCTCGCCCACAACACAAATTCTACAAG GGTCCAAATTACTTCGAGATTGATCTCGATGTGCATCGGTTCAGCTTCATATCGAGGAAAGGGCTCGAGACCTTCCGGGAGCGGCTCAAGCATGGGGTTCTTGATCTTGGCCTAACCATTCAG GCACAGAAGACTGAGGAGCTGCCGGAGCATGTCTTATGCTGCATGAGGCTGAACAAGATCGACTTCGCCGACAACGGGCAGATACCGACGCTGATAACGGCAGCTGATGAGTAA
- the LOC117837642 gene encoding mitotic checkpoint protein BUB3.3, with translation MARRSLAGGATAGAASRVRFAPTSNNLLVSSWDSGLRLYDADANALRFKADSEAALLDCCFENESAAFAGCSDGSVRRYDFRSGSEDTVGLHEDVVACTEYCQITGQIVTGTFNKKLQFWDAKVRSVSPNSTITFNSDVTSLSLCGMYISAAVAKTVNFYDMRNLTGPVEANFSPLEYQIRCHQSSAEWDGYVAGSVDGVVALNYLDDVKNENMGYAFRCHPNSRNGRSNLVPINCIAMHPSKKTFVTGDDGGYAIAWDAELKKKLIELPSYSGSVASMAYNYNGQLLAVAPNCYQEADKMVENHQIFIETVEAFKRKSHLV, from the exons ATGGCGAGGCGGAGCCTGGCGGGCGGCGCCACCGCAGGCGCCGCATCCCGGGTTCGGTTTGCGCCCACCTCCAACAACCTGCTCGTCTCCTCGTGGGATTCG GGGCTGCGGCTGTATGACGCCGACGCGAACGCGCTGCGGTTCAAGGCGGACTCGGAGGCGGCGCTTCTGGATTGCTGCTTCGAGAATGAGTCAGCAGCGTTCGCTGGCTGCTCTGATGGATCTGTGAGAAG GTATGACTTCCGCTCAGGTTCTGAGGATACAGTGGGGCTCCATGAAGATGTGGTTGCTTGTACTGAATATTGTCAGATCACTG gtcaaattgtgACTGGCACCTTTAACAAAAAGCTTCAATTCTGGGATGCAAAAGTAAGAAGTGTAAGCCCCAACAGCACAATCACCTTCAATTCGGATGTGACATCGCTTTCATTGTGCGGCATGTATATATCAGCCGCAGTTGCCAAAACAGTTAATTTTTATGACATGAGGAATCTAACTGGGCCAGTTGAAGCAAACTTTTCTCCTCTAGAGTACCAAATTCGATGCCATCAATCTTCTGCGGAGTGGGATG gatATGTTGCTGGTTCTGTCGACGGAGTTGTTGCATTGAACTATCTTGATGATGTAAAAAATGAGAATATGGG ATATGCTTTCCGATGTCATCCAAATTCCAGAAACGGAAGATCCAACCTGGTTCCAATAAATTGCATCGCAATGCATCCAAG CAAGAAAACTTTTGTTACTGGAGATGATGGAGGATATGCTATCGCCTGGGATGCTGAATTAAAAAAGAAACTGATTGAG CTTCCTAGCTATTCGGGCAGTGTGGCATCAATGGCGTATAACTATAATGGCCAACTTTTGGCAGTTGCTCCAAACTGTTATCAAGAAGCGGATAAAAT GGTGGAGAACCATCAGATATTCATTGAAACGGTGGAGGCCTTCAAACGGAAGTCTCATTTGGTGTAG
- the LOC117839206 gene encoding uncharacterized protein — translation MAEALVGLRFAAPAFPQPQSQRHRDRLLPAARFTPLWRGRLYTARAAVAGPPEVDEDEAMSIDNLHRFFDLNIGKWDGSFYQFDAHGRVLQGISTRLSVSTYGEDKLISLLQSLYIKQASSAMSIVDEEDSEPEWVEYKIKETNMFTVDKYQQIGFFPEEKAFSLRYQTAGMLETVLRVGVLGEDDTGEESPKNLKIPSRKPSIVCENCLYSLEGNGRVRAFHIMDPKGVLDTLLVFHERQGSVVPQPLIHSPIGTENASSDRINALLGRWEGHSVTKRSGVYGATLAEADTAVVLKMDSNGLLTQDTISTKIGTGTTTTVNWMGSANNNLLQFDGGYEITLLPGGMYMGYPSDISKSVAQLDSFHLEFCWMESPGKRQRLVRTYDSAGLAVSSTYFLETKV, via the exons ATGGCGGAAGCTCTCGTGGGCCTCCGCTTCGCCGCCCCCGCCTTCCCGCAGCCTCAGAGCCAGAGGCACCGCGACCGCCTTCTCCCCGCCGCGCGCTTCACCCCACTCTGGCGCGGCCGGCTGTACACCGCCCGCGCGGCAGTCGCGGGGCCGCCGGAGGTGGACGAGGACGAGGCCATGAGCATCGACAACCTGCATCGTTTCTTCGACCTTAACATCGGCAAGTGGGACGGCTCGTTCTAC CAATTCGACGCACACGGGAGGGTTCTGCAGGGGATTAGCACGCGGCTATCCGTGAGCACGTACGGGGAGGACAAACTTATCAGTCTCTTGCAATC GTTGTATATTAAGCAAGCATCCTCTGCAATGTCAATTGTAGACGAAGAGGATTCTGAACCTGAATGGGTGGAGTACAAAATCAAAGAGACGAATATGTTCACTGTGGACAAATATCAGCAG ATAGGATTCTTTCCTGAAGAGAAGGCATTTTCTCTGAGGTACCAGACTGCTGGAATGCTGGAGACTGTCCTTCGGGTTGGTGTGCTTGGAGAAGATGATACTGGCGAAGAATCccccaa AAACCTGAAGATACCTTCTCGTAAGCCATCTATTGTATGTGAAAATTGTCTTTACTCCCTTGAAGGCAATGGTCGAGTGAGGGCTTTCCACATAATGGACCCAAAGGGAGTGCTTGACACACTTCTTGTTTTTCATGAGAGGCAGGGATCTGTAGTGCCACAGCCACTTATACATTCTCCAATTGGTACCGAG AATGCCAGCAGTGATAGGATTAATGCACTACTTGGAAGATGGGAGGGGCATTCTGTGACTAAGAGGAGTGGGGTGTATGGAGCAACACTCGCTGAGGCAGATACAGCTGTTGTTCTCAAAATGGACAGCAATGGACTACTAACTCAG GATACTATATCAACTAAAATCGGAACTGGCACAACAACAACGGTCAACTGGATGGGATCAGCAAATAACAACTTGCTTCAGTTTGATGGAGGATATGAAATAACATTGCTACCTGGTGGGATGTACATGGGATATCCATCGGATATTAGCAAATCTGTTGCCCAGTTAGATTCTTTTCATTTGGAGTTTTGTTGGATGGAATCACCAGGAAAGAGGCAGCGGCTTGTGCGAACTTATGACTCAGCTGGTTTGGCTGTTTCGTCGACCTATTTTCTTGAGACCAAAGTATGA